One genomic segment of Desulfovibrio sp. UCD-KL4C includes these proteins:
- a CDS encoding formylglycine-generating enzyme family protein has translation MGNRNYKHTSGPVGLADIELLLREFPSGDRKVIGGLVGYDYFPERVFQGGGVSGGQQNDLIQQKEASGGESNEFPESTEKPLKPNFWFVESRKRLDKDRPPSSDGIDFGNGELPKLKSSPPPPFSPISSWAKLWPIIKKALHGRKKSRQPDVVKAVRMLARGAFLQEIPLKESNVWAPFSQILVDVHLRLFPFWTDFHMVVNGVSDLVSKSGLEKHFIRFGPLEDAINHERMEYYPLQIDPYGAPLLILSDLGVYGSDSDREDWCEFGRMLHEQGINPVVLTPVPERLWDDRHKHLYKMICWDDSMSCATDGLSKSGLLPTAESVLKLCSSALRIEPGLLRKVRRILPGADVGVEGLVWNHPDVIRTSLSCSIRPEKIVAYQDSLCRIQKDAGQLGNDSLLLMKALFDKSFQVIQDYHTELPVEVRLEEQLVQHSLKLCFSNAGNGIGEDLSVLPEELVHYLGWLKEGAISFEDTDHESVQNWIRRMGMRQNRSVLNVYGAGYLKSAVANAFKDQPKDQPLPKIIVEDDVKKARGEDPVPPRFWEALQYGEQLVFRMKTSHTSAVRGETPLFSFSAQEKLTLFTGEKEDNFELKEGLLYPLEKLSKVVVSSSKEEFVLSLEPKPDWAESIYRDFTGLYATLPLNDSKIQYELPTEIDLMKGYYSSIEKDDQNDEPFKLSASQLSGSDSLSGGRSQNGSSLLSKIIRKHSGDNYEEGFWLNRSQLEQILESGVPYVSWAETYGFDQYGLYAELNILGITQRMRWIQPGIFLMGSPEDEPDRDNDEKLHAVTLTKGYWLADTACTQELWEKVMGNNLSYFKGDARLPVKSVSWGACQEFLQTANKELKGLNLQFPTEAQWEYACRAGTETPFSFGDNINTDQVNYNGNHPYKDAVKGEYRKHTVAVNEQPCNQWGLYQMHGNVWEWCADWYGKYQQESINDPQGPANGELRVMRGGSWVSYGRHVRSAARYGYNPDVRYDDFGFRFSLGQKG, from the coding sequence ATGGGCAACCGTAATTATAAACATACTTCAGGGCCAGTAGGACTCGCCGATATTGAGTTGCTGTTAAGAGAGTTTCCTAGTGGTGACCGGAAAGTAATCGGTGGTTTAGTTGGGTATGACTATTTTCCCGAAAGGGTTTTTCAAGGTGGAGGTGTCTCTGGTGGACAGCAGAATGATTTAATCCAGCAGAAGGAAGCCAGTGGGGGTGAATCAAATGAATTTCCAGAATCGACTGAAAAGCCGTTAAAGCCCAATTTTTGGTTTGTTGAATCTAGGAAACGGTTGGATAAGGATCGTCCGCCTTCATCCGACGGTATTGATTTCGGTAATGGAGAATTGCCAAAATTGAAATCATCTCCCCCCCCTCCTTTCTCTCCGATATCTTCATGGGCAAAGTTGTGGCCGATCATCAAAAAAGCTCTTCATGGGCGGAAGAAGTCCCGCCAGCCTGATGTGGTAAAGGCTGTCCGTATGCTTGCACGTGGGGCTTTCCTTCAAGAAATTCCTTTGAAAGAGTCGAACGTTTGGGCTCCATTCTCGCAGATTCTTGTTGACGTTCATTTGCGATTGTTTCCGTTCTGGACTGATTTTCATATGGTTGTAAACGGTGTTTCCGATTTGGTTAGTAAATCAGGGCTTGAAAAGCATTTTATTCGATTTGGTCCGCTTGAGGATGCCATTAATCACGAGCGGATGGAATATTACCCATTGCAAATTGATCCATATGGAGCTCCTTTACTTATCTTATCTGACTTAGGAGTTTATGGATCGGACAGTGATAGGGAAGATTGGTGTGAGTTTGGTCGCATGCTTCATGAGCAGGGCATTAATCCTGTTGTTTTGACTCCCGTTCCTGAACGTCTTTGGGATGATCGTCATAAGCACCTCTACAAGATGATTTGCTGGGATGACTCCATGTCCTGTGCGACTGACGGACTGAGCAAGTCAGGCTTGCTGCCTACGGCTGAGAGTGTCCTCAAACTTTGTTCGTCAGCACTGCGTATAGAGCCGGGTTTGTTGCGAAAGGTAAGGCGTATTCTGCCCGGTGCGGATGTTGGAGTAGAAGGCCTTGTCTGGAACCATCCTGATGTCATTAGAACTAGCTTGTCGTGCTCAATCAGGCCTGAAAAGATTGTTGCTTATCAGGATAGTCTTTGCCGCATTCAGAAAGATGCGGGGCAGCTCGGTAACGATTCGCTTCTCCTGATGAAGGCTCTCTTTGATAAATCTTTTCAGGTAATACAAGACTACCATACAGAGCTTCCTGTAGAGGTCCGCTTGGAGGAACAGCTTGTCCAGCATTCTTTGAAGTTGTGTTTTTCCAATGCTGGTAATGGTATAGGAGAGGATTTATCTGTTCTTCCGGAAGAGTTGGTCCATTATCTGGGCTGGCTTAAAGAAGGTGCTATCAGTTTTGAAGATACGGACCACGAATCTGTACAGAATTGGATCAGACGTATGGGGATGCGACAAAATAGGTCTGTCCTTAATGTTTATGGAGCTGGTTATTTAAAGAGTGCCGTTGCCAATGCTTTTAAAGATCAACCTAAAGATCAACCGCTTCCTAAAATTATTGTAGAAGACGATGTAAAGAAAGCCCGTGGTGAAGATCCAGTTCCGCCTAGGTTCTGGGAAGCTTTGCAATATGGCGAGCAACTTGTTTTTAGGATGAAGACTTCTCATACCAGTGCAGTGAGAGGGGAGACCCCGTTATTTTCTTTTTCCGCTCAGGAGAAATTGACCCTTTTTACTGGAGAGAAAGAAGATAATTTTGAATTAAAAGAGGGTTTACTATATCCACTAGAGAAATTATCGAAAGTAGTGGTCTCTTCTTCTAAGGAAGAGTTTGTCCTCTCCTTAGAACCCAAACCCGACTGGGCCGAATCAATCTATCGCGATTTCACAGGCCTATACGCGACCCTACCTTTGAATGATTCCAAGATTCAATATGAACTTCCAACTGAAATAGATTTGATGAAGGGCTATTATAGTAGCATTGAGAAAGATGACCAGAATGATGAGCCTTTTAAGCTTAGTGCTTCCCAACTGAGTGGATCTGATTCTTTGAGTGGGGGCAGATCACAGAATGGTTCCAGTTTGCTAAGTAAAATTATTCGTAAGCACTCTGGTGATAATTATGAAGAAGGCTTCTGGCTAAACCGCTCACAACTTGAGCAAATATTAGAATCAGGAGTTCCATATGTTTCATGGGCGGAAACATATGGCTTTGATCAATACGGGCTCTACGCAGAGCTAAATATTTTAGGCATTACCCAACGTATGCGCTGGATACAGCCCGGAATCTTTTTGATGGGGTCTCCCGAAGATGAGCCTGACCGTGATAATGATGAAAAGTTACATGCAGTTACTTTGACTAAAGGTTATTGGCTTGCTGATACGGCTTGTACTCAGGAACTGTGGGAAAAGGTTATGGGTAATAATCTAAGCTATTTTAAAGGTGACGCGCGATTACCCGTTAAAAGTGTCTCATGGGGTGCTTGTCAGGAATTTTTACAAACCGCAAATAAGGAACTAAAAGGACTTAATCTCCAGTTCCCCACCGAAGCGCAATGGGAGTACGCCTGCCGTGCCGGAACAGAAACTCCTTTTTCATTTGGCGATAACATTAATACAGATCAAGTTAATTATAACGGAAACCATCCGTATAAAGATGCAGTGAAGGGTGAATATAGAAAGCACACTGTCGCTGTAAATGAACAGCCCTGCAACCAATGGGGGCTTTACCAGATGCACGGCAATGTATGGGAATGGTGCGCTGACTGGTATGGCAAGTATCAGCAAGAATCAATTAATGATCCTCAAGGTCCTGCAAATGGCGAGCTCCGTGTTATGCGTGGCGGCAGCTGGGTTAGCTACGGTAGGCACGTGCGTTCTGCCGCCCGTTACGGGTACAATCCCGACGTCCGTTACGACGATTTCGGGTTCCGTTTTTCCCTAGGCCAAAAGGGGTAG
- a CDS encoding formylglycine-generating enzyme family protein, which produces MTCGFIDNCALPAPFPPLWATAWGQDQYGLWADLQIEGVDQRMRWIRPGTFIMGSPEDESGRGGSEVQHEVTLTKGYWLADTACTQELWGKVMGNNLSKFKGDARLPVKSVSWDACQEFLQTANKELKGLNLQFPTEAQWEYACRAGTETPFSFGDNITTKQVNYDGNYPYSNGEKGEYREKTVAVKELPCNQWGLYQMHGNVWEWCADWYGDYEKKSVKDPKGPAGGEHRVVRGGSWISHGGIVRSARRNGGYPDDRYSDVGFRFSLGQKG; this is translated from the coding sequence ATGACCTGTGGTTTCATAGATAATTGCGCGCTGCCAGCCCCTTTTCCTCCGCTATGGGCAACCGCTTGGGGGCAGGACCAGTACGGACTTTGGGCTGATTTGCAGATTGAAGGAGTCGATCAACGTATGCGCTGGATTCGCCCCGGAACTTTTATTATGGGGTCTCCCGAAGATGAATCGGGGAGAGGTGGCAGTGAAGTGCAGCATGAAGTTACTTTGACGAAAGGCTATTGGCTGGCAGACACAGCATGTACTCAGGAACTGTGGGGAAAGGTCATGGGCAATAATCTAAGTAAGTTTAAAGGTGACGCGCGATTACCCGTTAAAAGTGTCTCATGGGATGCTTGTCAGGAATTTTTACAAACCGCAAATAAGGAACTAAAAGGACTTAATCTCCAGTTCCCCACCGAAGCGCAATGGGAGTACGCCTGCCGTGCCGGAACAGAAACTCCTTTTTCATTTGGGGACAATATTACTACCAAGCAGGTAAATTATGACGGTAACTATCCATATAGCAACGGAGAAAAAGGTGAATACAGAGAGAAGACAGTTGCAGTAAAGGAACTTCCCTGCAACCAGTGGGGACTTTACCAAATGCACGGCAATGTGTGGGAATGGTGCGCTGATTGGTATGGCGACTATGAGAAAAAATCTGTTAAAGATCCTAAAGGTCCTGCAGGTGGCGAGCACCGTGTTGTGCGTGGCGGCAGCTGGATCAGCCACGGCGGGATCGTGCGTTCTGCCCGCCGCAACGGGGGCTATCCCGACGACCGTTACAGCGATGTCGGGTTCCGTTTTTCCCTAGGCCAAAAGGGGTAG
- a CDS encoding TnsA endonuclease N-terminal domain-containing protein: MREQFPLQQEVTFELARDVGIRHPQVSGSFQVMSSNFLVNSFDPALPKFVLQAKYAKDLSDPRTVEKLELEQRYWEHKNVPWFLVTEKEISRTASQNIE; this comes from the coding sequence ATCCGTGAGCAGTTTCCATTACAGCAAGAAGTCACATTTGAATTAGCAAGAGATGTCGGTATCAGACATCCCCAAGTCTCAGGGTCTTTCCAAGTCATGTCCTCAAATTTTCTGGTCAACTCTTTTGATCCAGCTCTTCCGAAATTTGTACTGCAAGCAAAATACGCTAAAGACCTAAGCGATCCAAGAACCGTGGAAAAGCTTGAGCTGGAACAACGCTATTGGGAACATAAAAATGTTCCATGGTTTCTGGTTACTGAGAAAGAGATTTCACGAACAGCTTCTCAGAATATTGAATAG
- a CDS encoding TnsA endonuclease C-terminal domain-containing protein, translating into MTFYPHHFAKNSSSTIIQISKLLDVKYDHEAGESLAEIRELLASRLLSFDVNIPFRKITPADIRFVDDISVLEAINV; encoded by the coding sequence TTGACCTTTTACCCTCACCATTTTGCGAAGAACTCTTCCTCAACCATAATTCAAATTTCAAAATTACTGGATGTTAAATATGACCATGAAGCCGGGGAATCGCTGGCTGAAATTAGAGAACTTTTAGCGAGTCGATTACTATCTTTTGACGTGAATATTCCATTCAGAAAGATAACCCCTGCGGATATTCGTTTCGTGGATGATATTTCTGTTTTGGAGGCTATTAATGTTTAG
- a CDS encoding Mu transposase C-terminal domain-containing protein — MSSAEWLWDFMQALATAMTDKVEWCKQFDFDDVTYEDWPVVGLPSVILADRGELLGHQIESLVSNLGVRIENAPPYRGEAKMSVFEFKQIIMSTVLLHNKYHVLEKYDREVDMPADLAMTPLSLWNWGIQNRTGRLRTASEDALRISLLPRVKATASELGVSVFGVYYTSSKLMKSGWMHRSKDVHRPVGMFAAYDPASADNVYLFPFKGKSDYWACSLTDRSREFQGSSFWDVWQVKDAQKRAIAKSKQEEAE, encoded by the coding sequence ATGTCTTCAGCAGAATGGTTGTGGGATTTTATGCAGGCTCTTGCTACGGCAATGACTGATAAGGTTGAGTGGTGCAAGCAATTTGATTTTGATGATGTTACCTACGAAGATTGGCCCGTTGTTGGCCTGCCTAGCGTAATCCTTGCGGACAGGGGAGAGTTGCTCGGGCACCAGATTGAATCACTTGTAAGTAATTTGGGTGTGCGTATTGAGAATGCCCCACCCTATCGGGGTGAAGCGAAAATGTCTGTTTTTGAATTTAAGCAGATAATTATGTCTACTGTTCTGCTTCATAATAAATATCACGTGCTTGAGAAATACGACAGAGAAGTCGATATGCCTGCTGATCTGGCAATGACTCCTTTGTCTTTGTGGAATTGGGGAATTCAAAATAGAACGGGCCGATTAAGGACAGCTTCAGAAGATGCTCTTAGGATTAGCTTGTTGCCCAGAGTCAAGGCCACTGCTTCTGAATTGGGAGTTTCTGTTTTTGGGGTATATTATACCTCCTCAAAACTCATGAAAAGTGGTTGGATGCACAGATCAAAAGATGTTCATAGACCGGTGGGGATGTTTGCGGCCTACGACCCTGCTTCAGCTGATAATGTTTATCTTTTTCCTTTTAAGGGAAAGTCTGATTATTGGGCCTGCTCGTTAACCGATCGCTCTAGAGAGTTTCAAGGGAGTTCTTTCTGGGATGTGTGGCAGGTCAAGGATGCGCAAAAGCGGGCTATAGCTAAAAGTAAACAGGAGGAAGCTGAATAA